Proteins encoded within one genomic window of Alcanivorax sp. REN37:
- a CDS encoding c-type cytochrome translates to MKRLLIPVVVLALAAVLGVLGWQWSALGYAVPVRVAQQYPLHAADGAVLGRYRVPADTAIVQQPNAEQILYGKRLLNETARLLPDNVGSGLNCNSCHMAQGRLRYGANYFNTAQRYPRVMPRAGREVDLAGRINGCFQRSMNGTPLPVDSEEMAAMQAYYRWLAPAQAGVVQAPGEAAFDTALVGNAQRGQVVYAGQCASCHGDQGQGMKDQFGDYIFPPLWGPDSFNIGAGMARVYKAATFVQHNMPMGTGLHVPLGQGGVLSAQEAVDVAQFFTHQPRPDFAGKDGDWPHGNKPVDARY, encoded by the coding sequence ATGAAGCGCCTGTTGATTCCTGTGGTGGTGCTAGCGCTGGCGGCAGTGCTGGGGGTACTTGGTTGGCAGTGGTCTGCACTCGGCTACGCGGTGCCTGTGCGGGTGGCCCAGCAGTACCCGCTGCACGCGGCGGATGGTGCCGTACTGGGCCGTTATCGGGTGCCAGCGGATACCGCCATTGTGCAGCAGCCGAATGCCGAGCAGATCCTGTATGGCAAGCGACTGCTGAACGAGACCGCACGTTTACTGCCCGACAATGTTGGCAGCGGCCTCAATTGCAACAGCTGCCACATGGCGCAAGGGCGGTTGCGTTACGGTGCTAACTATTTCAACACCGCTCAGCGTTATCCGCGGGTGATGCCACGGGCCGGTCGCGAGGTGGACTTGGCCGGGCGCATCAACGGCTGCTTCCAGCGCTCCATGAACGGCACCCCGCTGCCGGTGGACAGCGAAGAAATGGCGGCGATGCAAGCCTACTACCGCTGGTTGGCACCGGCCCAAGCCGGAGTGGTGCAGGCACCAGGAGAGGCCGCATTTGATACCGCGTTGGTGGGCAATGCCCAGCGTGGGCAGGTGGTCTATGCCGGCCAGTGCGCCAGTTGCCATGGTGACCAGGGGCAAGGCATGAAGGACCAGTTCGGCGATTACATCTTCCCGCCGCTGTGGGGGCCCGACTCGTTCAACATCGGCGCCGGCATGGCGCGGGTGTACAAAGCGGCCACCTTTGTGCAGCACAACATGCCGATGGGCACCGGGCTGCACGTGCCGCTGGGTCAGGGCGGTGTGCTCAGCGCCCAAGAGGCGGTGGATGTGGCGCAGTTCTTCACCCACCAGCCGCGCCCGGACTTCGCCGGTAAAGACGGCGACTGGCCACACGGCAATAAACCGGTGGACGCCCGCTACTGA
- a CDS encoding linear amide C-N hydrolase produces the protein MHPLVSRWVRPLTAALSLTLLATSVSYACTRVVYQGQQGQVLTARSMDWKLDVGTNLWAFPRGMERSGQAGPNSIKWTSRYGSVVATGYDISTTDGVNEKGLAANILWLVESEYPAYDGSTPGLSIAAWAQFVLDNFASVEEAVNALKQEPFTLVTAEVPGETRLATLHLSLSDASGDNAIIEYIDGKQVIHHDRSYQVMTNSPTFEKQLALDDYWQQIGGTVMLPGTNRAADRFARASFYINAIPKDASPEHTLASVFSVIRNVSVPFGLNTDEQPNISSTRWRTVVDHQRQLYFFESAVSPNLFWVDLNKLDFSERSGKVRKLELGEDQARVFAGEVSKQFKVTRPFEFAGL, from the coding sequence ATGCACCCTCTCGTTTCTCGTTGGGTTCGGCCGTTGACCGCCGCCCTGTCGCTGACCCTGCTGGCCACGTCGGTCAGTTACGCTTGCACCCGGGTGGTATATCAAGGCCAACAAGGCCAGGTACTGACCGCCCGTTCGATGGACTGGAAGCTGGATGTCGGCACCAACCTGTGGGCGTTCCCGCGCGGCATGGAGCGCAGCGGCCAAGCCGGCCCGAACTCGATCAAATGGACTTCGCGCTACGGCAGTGTGGTGGCCACCGGCTACGACATCTCCACCACCGACGGCGTCAACGAAAAAGGCCTAGCCGCCAATATCCTGTGGCTGGTGGAGTCGGAGTATCCGGCCTACGACGGCAGCACGCCGGGCTTGTCCATCGCCGCTTGGGCGCAATTTGTGCTGGACAACTTCGCCAGCGTGGAGGAAGCGGTGAACGCCTTGAAACAAGAGCCGTTCACGCTGGTGACCGCCGAAGTACCAGGGGAAACCCGCCTCGCCACGCTGCATCTGTCGCTGTCCGACGCCAGCGGTGACAACGCCATCATCGAATACATCGATGGCAAGCAGGTGATTCATCACGACCGCAGCTACCAAGTAATGACCAACTCGCCGACTTTCGAAAAACAGCTGGCACTGGATGACTACTGGCAGCAGATCGGCGGCACCGTGATGCTGCCGGGCACCAACCGCGCCGCCGACCGCTTCGCACGGGCGTCGTTCTACATCAACGCAATTCCCAAGGACGCCTCGCCAGAGCACACCCTGGCCAGCGTGTTCAGCGTGATCCGCAACGTGTCCGTGCCGTTTGGCTTGAACACCGATGAGCAGCCAAATATCTCCTCCACCCGCTGGCGCACGGTGGTGGACCATCAACGGCAGCTGTACTTCTTCGAGTCGGCGGTGTCACCGAACCTGTTCTGGGTAGACCTGAACAAACTCGACTTCTCCGAACGCAGCGGCAAAGTGCGCAAGCTGGAGTTGGGTGAAGATCAGGCGCGGGTGTTTGCCGGCGAAGTGTCGAAACAGTTCAAGGTCACACGGCCGTTCGAGTTCGCCGGTCTGTAA
- the pqqA gene encoding pyrroloquinoline quinone precursor peptide PqqA, translating into MWTKPRYEDLRLGFEVTLYIANR; encoded by the coding sequence ATGTGGACCAAACCCCGCTACGAAGATCTGCGCCTTGGCTTTGAAGTCACCCTCTACATCGCCAACCGCTGA
- a CDS encoding c-type cytochrome has product MKRIGRRRLLQGVAVGAVLGAVVIASCMVLPRWAVPYRDTAAVDIRDPQLIERGRYVARLGDCAACHSAPGGQPYAGGRGLQTPVGTIYSTNITPDPDTGIGAYRYGDFERAVRRGVRPDHQVLFPAMPYPSYQIVSDADMQALYAYFMTAVAPVRQENPPTTMPWPLSLRWPQAAWQLLFVPSRAPWSEPQANADPVSRGLSGGRAGPLRCLPHPARYWFPGTIAA; this is encoded by the coding sequence ATGAAGCGAATCGGAAGGCGCCGCCTGCTGCAAGGGGTGGCGGTGGGTGCCGTGCTTGGAGCGGTGGTGATCGCCAGCTGCATGGTGCTGCCGCGCTGGGCGGTGCCCTATCGTGACACCGCCGCGGTGGACATCCGCGATCCGCAGCTGATCGAGCGCGGCCGTTATGTGGCGCGGCTGGGGGATTGTGCCGCCTGTCACAGTGCGCCGGGCGGGCAACCCTATGCTGGGGGGCGGGGGCTGCAGACGCCGGTCGGCACTATTTATTCCACCAATATCACCCCGGACCCGGACACCGGCATCGGTGCCTACCGCTATGGCGATTTCGAGCGCGCAGTGCGTCGCGGCGTGCGGCCGGATCATCAAGTCCTGTTCCCGGCGATGCCGTATCCGTCGTACCAGATCGTGTCGGATGCCGACATGCAGGCACTTTACGCCTACTTCATGACGGCGGTGGCCCCGGTGCGACAAGAAAACCCGCCCACTACCATGCCGTGGCCGTTAAGTCTGCGCTGGCCGCAAGCGGCCTGGCAGCTGCTGTTTGTGCCGAGTCGGGCACCCTGGTCAGAGCCGCAAGCCAATGCTGATCCGGTCAGTCGGGGCCTATCTGGTGGAAGGGCTGGGCCATTGCGGTGCCTGCCACACCCCGCGCGGTATTGGTTTCCAGGAACAATCGCTGCATGA
- a CDS encoding c-type cytochrome yields the protein MLIRSVGAYLVEGLGHCGACHTPRGIGFQEQSLHDSDDGRYLSGSAVEGWFAKNLRNEGLGLATWSEAEIVEFLRTGRTDRVAVFGAMADVVAHSSRYMSVDDLSAIAAYLKQLAPQPGGRGAWQRGEDLTTAALRSGTDTSPGALLYVEQCSLCHRLDGQGAPRIFPSLAGNSIVFAEDARSLIQVTLAGDRMPLTDADRMAFAMPAFDHLSDGELAQVLSYVRAGWGNNAGPVSEWDIRRMRAELAHKPTHHVPEVTP from the coding sequence ATGCTGATCCGGTCAGTCGGGGCCTATCTGGTGGAAGGGCTGGGCCATTGCGGTGCCTGCCACACCCCGCGCGGTATTGGTTTCCAGGAACAATCGCTGCATGACAGTGATGATGGCCGCTATCTGTCAGGCTCTGCGGTCGAGGGTTGGTTTGCCAAGAACCTGCGCAATGAAGGGCTCGGGCTGGCCACCTGGAGTGAGGCGGAAATTGTCGAATTCCTGCGCACCGGCCGCACCGATCGGGTGGCGGTGTTCGGTGCCATGGCGGACGTGGTGGCGCACAGTTCGCGCTATATGAGCGTCGATGATCTGAGCGCCATTGCGGCGTATCTCAAGCAACTGGCGCCGCAGCCTGGCGGCCGGGGCGCTTGGCAGCGTGGCGAAGACCTGACCACGGCGGCGCTGCGCAGCGGCACGGACACCTCGCCGGGCGCGCTGCTATACGTGGAGCAATGCAGCCTCTGTCATCGTCTGGACGGGCAGGGCGCGCCGCGTATCTTCCCAAGCTTGGCCGGCAATTCCATCGTATTTGCCGAAGATGCTCGCTCCTTGATCCAAGTGACGCTGGCCGGTGACCGCATGCCACTGACCGACGCTGACCGCATGGCGTTCGCAATGCCGGCGTTCGACCACCTCAGCGACGGCGAACTGGCCCAGGTGCTCAGTTATGTGCGCGCCGGGTGGGGCAACAATGCGGGTCCGGTATCGGAATGGGATATCCGCCGCATGCGCGCAGAGTTGGCCCACAAACCTACCCATCATGTGCCGGAGGTGACGCCATGA